A window of Variovorax sp. HW608 genomic DNA:
TCTGCGGCGCGACGTTCGAGAAGTCGAAGGCCGGCGAGACGAAGTTCGCGACGATGTTGATGCCGACGGTGGCGATCATGAAGGTCAGCGCGCCGATCACGACGGCGGTGGTGCTGTCGATGCGGGCCACGGTATGGACCGGGTCGGTGATGAGCTCGCCGAACACCGGCAGCGTGGCGGCCGAGGTGACCACCGACAGCAGCGAGAAGAACAGGAAGTTCACCGGCAGGCCCCAGAAGTTGCCCTTCTTCACCGCGTCGAAGCTCTTGCCGTAGCGCGAGAAGTCGCCGAAGTTGAGCATCGGGCCGCTGAAGTAGCTGACCACCAGCGCGATCGCGCTGAGCATCACCGGCAGGGCATCCCAGCCACTGAATTTCAGGCCGCCGAGCCGCATGTCGATGTTGTTCCAGCCGGCCTTCCAGACCAGCCAGCCGCACAGCATCATCATCACGACGTAGACGGCCGGGCCGGCCCAGTCGATGAAGCGGCGGATCGCTTCCATGCCGTGCCAGAACACGAAGGCCTGCATGACCCACATCGTCATGAAGGCGACCCAGCCCAGCGCCGAGAGGCCGACGAAGCCGTGCTGCTGCACGTCCGCATAGGGCGCGAGTCCGGGGAAGAAGTGCAGCGCGAGCAGCATGAAGGCGCCGGAGGCGAGGTAGGTCTGGATGCCGTACCACGCGACCGCGATCAAGCCGCGGATCACCGCCGGGATGTTCGCGCCGAGCACGCCGAAGGACGCGCGGCAGATCACCGGGTAGGGCGTGCTCGTCACCTGGCTCGGCTTGGCGACGAGGTTGCAGAAGAACTGCACGATGCAGATGCCGACCAGCAGCGACACCAGCACCTGCCAGCTCGACAGCCCGAGCGCGAACAGGCTGCCGGCCGTGATGTAGCCGCCGACGCTGTGCACGTCGGACATCCAGAAGGCAAAGATGTTGTACTGGCCCCAGGTCTGCTGCTTCAGCGGGGCGAGGTCTTCGTTGGTCAGGCGCGGGTCATAGCCCGGCTTGATCCGTGCATGGGATTCCGGCTGCGGCGTAGCGGTCGGCACCGGCATCTCGATGCCGACAGATGGGATGGCTGTGTTCACGGGTTGTCTCCTCGTGGCGGGTGGCGGATCTCCGAACATCGGGTTCGGTTCGTGGTTTGCACCCTATATTTGTATACAAAAAATGGGTGCAAACAAGCGCCACATGGTGTCCGGAGATCCGTATTTACCCTTGCTGCCAATGGCGGCGAGGGCTGGCAGGCTCGGAGTTGCGGGAAAAAGGCGGCGCGCGAGGGGTGGATGGCCGAAATTCGTGAATTTGTTCCGGTCTGCGAAGACGTAAGAAGAAAGTTAAACGAGGCGGCTTGTAACCTAATGTTTACATAGGCACAATGTATTACATGGACGCACGAAACATCTCCAAACCGCAGTGGACGGGTGCCGGACTTCTCGCACTCTTGCGCGCAAGCCTGCCGCCCTCGGACCGCGAGCGCGCCCTGGCGGCGCATGCGAATCTGCCCCCCGAGCGCCTCGACAGCGAGCAGATCGCCGAGGTGGCCAGCGCCTGGCGTGATCGCACTTCGTTTGGAGATCTCGGCGCCGAGTCCGTCGCGCAGGCCCTCGAGTCGGTGGCCCGGCGCCGCGCCGAAAGGCAGAATCGCATCCAGGCCATGGGCAGGCGCCTGACCGATCTGATGAGGCTGCCTTGAGTCGCCTGCATGTCCGCCGCGTCGCGCGCCGCCTGGAGCGTATTCGCCGGACGCGGTGCCGGACCCCTTCGTTCCAGTTTGTCCAACCCACTCCCAACGCCATGAAAACCCAGAGCGAAGCGATCAGCGAAGGCTACGACGTCGATCTTTCCGGCCCCGGTCGGCCAATGGGCGCGCGGGGCAAGTATCCGAACTTCGAAGTCATCCCGCTCCTGACCGACATGGAAGCTGAACTGCTCAATACCCTGGGCCTGATCCGCAAGCTGCTGACCGAAGGCACGCCGAGCAAGGATGCCCAGGACGGCGTGGTGCTCGCGATCGACGATCTCCTGTCCGTCGCCCGCGCCTGAGGAACCGAACATGAACACCTACCAGACCGCGAACCAGGCCGTCGGCGTTGCCCGCACCCTGAGCAAGAGTTCCGCCTGCACGATCGTCGTCTACCAGGCGGGCGCCGGCAAATACGTCACGGCCCGCCCGACGGATGCCGTCAGCGGACTCGTCATCGGCGTCTATCGCAACGGCTATCTGCTGCCGAGCGGCCAGCGCGCCTAAAGCCGCCCGCCGCGCCCTGTCAATCAGCCCAGGAGGTCGCTGAGCGTGCGCGCGATCACCTTGGTCGCGCGGCGCAGGTCTTCGAGCACCAGGCGCTCGTCGTTGCGCTTGGCGTGGGACTCGAGCACCGTGCGCGGCCCGGCGCCGTAGATCACGCCCGGGATGCCCGCTTCGCCGTACAGACGAACGTCGGTGTAGAGCGGCGTGCCCATGGCCTTGATCGGTTCGTCGAAGATCGCCTGGCCGTGCTTCTGGATCGCGTCGACCAGCGGCTTGTTGCCCGGCAGCGGCTTCATCGAATTGGCCAGCAGCATGCGCCGGATCTCGACCGTGATGCCCGGCATCTGTGCCGCGCCATCGGCGATCACCTTGCGGATGTTCGCCTCGACTTCGGCCGGGTTTTCCTCGGGGATCATGCGGCGGTCGAGCTTGAACACCACCTTGCCGGGCACCACGTTGGTGTTGGTCCCGCCCTCGATCAGGCCCACGTTGAGGTACGGGTGGGTGATGCCCTCGACCTTCGACGTGACTTCCTGATAGAGCCTGTTCTGCGCATACAGCGCATTGAGGATGTTGACCGCGCCCTGCAGGGCATCGACGCCGGTGGTCGGGATGGCGGCGTGGGCCATCTTGCCGTGCACCGTGACTTCCATCTGCAGGCAGCCGTTGTGCGCGGTGACCACCTCGTAGCTGAAGCCCGCGGCGATCATCAGGTCGGGCTGTGTCAGGCCGTTCTTGAGCAGCCAGCCCGGGCCGAGGATGCCGCCGAATTCCTCGTCGTAGGTGAAGTGCAGCTCGATGCTGCCCTGCGCGGGCTTGGCGACGGCTTCGAGCGCGCGCACTGCGAAGGTGAAGCTCGCGAAGTCGCTCTTGCTGACCGCGGCGGCGCGGCCGTAGAGGCGGCCGTCCTCGATCTCGCCGCCATAGGGGTCATGCGTCCAGCCTTCGCCGGGCGGCACCACGTCGCCGTGGGCGTTCAGCGCGACGGTTCTGCCGCCATTGCCGTACTTGCGGCGCACGATCAGGTTGGTGATGGATTCGAGGCCGTAGTCCTTCACTTCCTGCTCTGGCACGGCATGCTTTTCGGCCTCGAAGCCGAAGGCCTTGATCAGTTCCGCGGTGCGTTCCGCATGCGGGGCGTTGTTGCCGGGCGGCGTGTCGGTGGGCACGCGCACCATTTCCTGCAGGAAGCGCACTTCCTCGTCGAAGTGGGCATCGATCCAGGCGTCGAGCTTGTTGTAGTCGGTCATGGTCTTCAGTGGGCTTGTTCGGTGGCCAGGTCGTCGAGCAGCAGGCGGAAGGCTTGCACCGCGAGCTGCATGTCGTTGTTGGTGCTCGATTCGAGCGGGTTGTGGCTGATGCCGGAGTTGATGCCGCGAACGAAAAGCATCGCCTGCGGCATCACTTCGTGCAGCTTCATCGCGTCGTGGCCGGCGCCGCTGGGCATTCGGAAGAGCGGCACGCTGAGCGCATCGACTGCCTTTTCCCAGCGCTTCTGCCATGCCGGCGCGCTGGGCGCGGCGGCGGCGCGCATCGTTTCTTCGAGCGTGTGGCGCACGCCGCGCCGCTCGCAGATTTCCTTGAGTGCGGCCAGCACGTCGTCAACCATCGCATCGCGCTGAGGATTGGTCGGCGCACGCAGGTCCAGGCTGAACTTGCAGCGCCCCGGCACGACATTGATCGAGCCGTTCGGCACTTCGAGCATGCCGACCGTGGCGACCGAGTCACCGTCCTTCGCGGCGCGTTTCTCGGCGAAGAGAATCAGTTCGGCCACGGCGGCTGCTGCATCGCGGCGGCGGTCCATCGGCGTGGTGCCGGCGTGGCTCGCCATGCCGATGACCTCGCCGACGAAGCGCACGCTGCCGTTGATGGAGGTGACGATGCCCAGCGGCAGGTCGAGCTCGGTCAGCACCGGCCCCTGCTCGATGTGCACTTCGACGAAGCCGAGGTACTTCGACGGATCGCGCTGCAGCCCGGGGATGTCCTCATCCTTCAGTCCCGCGTTGCGGCGCGCCTCGCGCATCGTGATGCCATCGGCATCCTTCTGGTCGAGCCAGGCCGGGTCGAAGTGGCCGATCAGCGCGCCGGAACCCAGGAAGGTCGCCTTGTAGCGCTGGCCTTCTTCCTCCGCGAAGCCGACCACCTCGAAGCCGAAGGGCAGGCGGCGGTTCTGGCGCTTGAGCTCGCGCACGCAGGCCATGGGCACGAAGATGCCGAGGCGCCCGTCGTACTTGCCGCCGTTGCGCACCGTGTCGTAGTGCGAGCCGGTGAGCAGCGTCTTCGCGCCCGGCGTGGCGCCGTCATAGCGGCCGACGACGTTGCCGACCGCATCGATTTCGACGCTATCGAAGCCGGCCTCGCGCATGTCCTGCGCGATCTGCTGCGCGCAGGCGCGGTGCGCGTCGGTGAGATAGGTCACCGTGAGCTGGCCCTTCTCGGCGTAGCCCGGATCGGTGTGCACCGAGAGCTTCTCCTGCCAGTCCCACACCGTGTTGCCGAGATCCGGCTCGACACCGAACTTGTCGTCGAGCCGGATCTCGGCGATGCGATGGATGTTGCGCAGCGCCTCGCCGAGTTCGAAGTCCGGATGGTTGTGCAGCCGGCGCTCGAAGGTCTCGATGATTTCCTGCTTTGCGAGCCCGGTGCCGCGCGGACCGCGCACCGCGAGGATGAACGGAAAGGCGAACTTGGCGTTGTAGCCGGCGTTGAGCTGCTGGATCTTCGCGAGTTCCTCGGGCGTGCATTGCGTGAGGCCCGCCTTGTTCTGCTCGTTGGTCGATTCGGCCGTGAGGCTCTTGGCGACCATCGCCTTGCCCGCGAGTTCGGGGTGGGCGCGGACGAGGCCGAGCTGCTCCTCGCGCGATGCGCCGGTCACGGCCTGCACCAGCGCGTGCTTCAGATGCGGCAGCGAGCGCAGAGGCCGCGCCTTGGCCGCGCGCTGTGCGATCCACGGCGAGTGCTCGTAGACGCCGTCGAGCAGCGCGGCGAATTCGGCGCCCGAGGCGGCATTCAGTTGGTCGATGGTGAGGGCCATGTCGGTCTCCGTTTCAGGCTGCGGCGTACGGGTGCGTCGTCTTCCAATGTCTCGCGATGTCGACGCGGCGGCAGACCCACACGCGGTCATGCGCGGCGATGTGATCGAGGAAGCGCTGCAGCGCGGTGATGCGCCCCGGCCGTCCGAGCAGGCGGCAGTGCATGCCGATGCTCATCATCTTCGGCGCCTCGTCGCCCTCGGCATAGAGCGCGTCGAAGCTGTCCTTCATGTATTGGAAGAACGGGTCCGCGTGCGAGTAGCCCTGCGGCAGTGCGAAGCGCATGTCGTTGCAGTCCAGCGTGTAGGGCACGATGAGCTGCGGCACCACCTCGCCGTCGGTCTTCTGCACCTTCATCCAGAACGGAAGGTCGTCGCCGTAGTAGTCGCTGTCGTATTCGAAGCCGCCGTAGTCGGCCACCAGCCGGCGCGTGCGCGGGCTGTCGCGGCCGGTGTACCAGCCGAGGGCGCGCTCGCCGGTGAGCTTCTCGATCGCTTCCATGCCCAGGCGCATGTGCTCGCGCTCGGTCGCTTCGTCGATGGCCTGGTAGTGGATCCAGCGCCAGCCGTGGCAGGCGATCTCGTGGCCCAGTTCCTTGAAGGCGGCGGCGATCTCGGGATAGCGCTGCAATGCCATGCCGACGCCGAACACGGTGAGCGGCAACTGGCGCTTCTCGAATTCGCGCAGGATGCGCCACACGCCGGCGCGCGAGCCGTATTCGTAGATGCCTTCCATGCTGATGTGGCGCTCAGGAAAGCTCGCCGGATTGAACATCTCCGAGAGGAACTGCTCGGAACCCGCGTCGCCATGCAGCACGCAGTTCTCGCCGCCTTCCTCGTAGTTCAGCACGAACTGCACGGCGATGCGTGCGCGGCCGGGCCATTGCGCATGCGGCGGATTGCGACCGTAGCCGACGAGGTCGCGCGGATAGGGAAGGGTGGTGTCGTAGGTCATGCGAGTGCCAGCGAGATGTCGTGGGTGGGAACCTTGCGGTCGAAGGTGAGATTGGCCTCGACGTGCTCGAGGTGCTCGGTCATGAGGCGGACGGCGCGTTCCTCGTCCTTGGCGGCGAGCGCCTTCACGATGTCGGCGTGCTCGTCGTTCGAGTGCTCGGCGGCGCTGGCGCTCTGGTACATCAGCGTGATGAGCGCGCAGCGCGAGATCAGCTCGCCGAGGATCTGCGCCAGCACGGCGTTGCCCATCAGCTCGGCCATGCGGACGTGGAAATCGCCGAGCAGCTCGGTGCGGCCCGAGATGTCCTCCCCGGAGACGGCGGCCTTCTCGAGCGCCACATGCTCCTTGAGCGCCTTGATCTTGGCCGGCGTCACGCTGCGCACGAAGGCGCGCGTCATCTCGGCCTCGAGCATGCGGCGCACGGCAAAGACCTGCCTGGCTTCATCGACCGCCGGGGCCGCCACGAAGGCGCCGCGCGCGGGTTCGAGGCGGATCAGCTTGTTCTGCGAGAGCTGGAACAGCGCCTGCCGCACCAGCGTGCGCGAGACGCCGAAGTGGTCCGCGAGCTTCTGCTCCGCCAGCTTGCTGCCCGGCTGGAGCCGGTGCTCCACAATGGCCTTGGTGAGTGCGTCGACGATCGCGCGGGTGGTGGTCGATTCCATGGTTTTTTCATGATAGACCGAAAGCCTGGAACTGTATACACTTTTGTCGACCGGAATTTCCCGAATGCACTGAAGGAGCGAATCCATGGGCCTGAGCACCCACGTACTGGACACGATGCATGGCACCCCGGCCGCCGGCATGGAGGTCGCGCTGTACACCACCGATGGCACGGGCGAAGACGCGCGCGCCACGCTGGTGCGGCGTTTCACACTGAATGCGGATGGGCGCAGCGACGGCCCGCTCTATGACAACAGCACGCTCAAGGCGGGGACTTACCGGCTGGTGTTCGACGTCGCCGGCTACTTCAAGGCCCGCGGCGTGAAGCTGCCGGAGCCGAACTTCCTCAATCGCGTGTCGCTGGACTTCGGCATCGCGCACGCCGACCAGCACTACCACGTGCCGCTGCTGGTCAGTCCCTGGAGCTACTCGACCTACAGAGGTTCCTGAAGCGGCTAGAGCTGCCCTTCACTGAGGGTATCGAGCTGGAAGTGACCGTCCTCATCCCACAGCCAGGTGTCCGTCCAGGTGACCTTGCCAAGCCGCGCCGGCGCGGGGAAGGGCTGGTCTTCGAGCACCGTCTTCTCGATCTCCGCGATCACCTCGGGCGCGTGCTTGGGTGCGCGCATCCAGTGCATCGAAAGCACCTTGCCGTTGGCATCGAGCTCGACCTGCAGCGTGCCGACCGCATAGAGCATCGGCGGCAGCTTGCCTTCGTAGATCCGCTTCTTGTTGAGCTGGTAGACATGGCGCGCCGCGTCCTTGCGGTAGTCGCGCGCGGTGGTCGCGTTCGATGGCGTCGGGCGCGGGCGGGTGCCACGTTCGGGCGTCGCGTCGCTGAGCTGGCCGGGCACGGCGCCCGGCGAAGTGATGGTGCCGCAACCGGCAAGCCACAGGCTGGAGAGAAGGGCGCCCGCCAATGCGAGGCGGCGCGGCGTGATCTGGAAAGTCATCGGCTCGGTTATACCGTGCCCGCCAACACGCGCCGCAACCGGAGGTATTGCCCATGACGGGAGTGGTCGACCAACTGCTCGCGCGATTGAAGCGCGAGAGCGCAATCCTGGTCAAAGTCGAGTCCACGCAGGGTTCCGCGCCGCGTGAAGCCGGCACCTGGATGGCCGTCTGGGCCGACAGCCTGACCGCGACCATCGGCGGCGGGCAGCTCGAATTCCAGGCGACCGAGGAAGCGCGCGCCTGGCTCGCGGGCGGGCCGGCCATCGCAGGCATCCGCCGCTATCCGCTCGGCCCGAGCCTCGGGCAATGCTGCGGTGGCGTGGTCTTTCTTTCGTACCGGCGCATCGATGCTTCCGATGCGCAGGCCCTGCAGAAGGAGTTGCTCGCGCATCTCGAACCGGTGGCGCTGTTCGGGGGCGGCCACGTCGGCGCGGCGCTGGCGCGGCTGCTTTCGACGCTGCCGTTCTCGGTGCGCTGGATCGACAGCCGCGACGGCGTCTTCCCGGATGCGCTGCCGGCGCAGATCGAGACCGAATACTCCGACCCGGTGCAGCAGGCGGTCGCGGACCTGGCGCCCGGCTCGCGCGTGCTGATCATGAGCTTCAGCCATGCCGAGGACCTCGACATCGTGATCGCCTGCCTCAAGCGCCTGCGCGAGCGCGACGACCTGCCCTACATCGGCCTGATCGGCAGCAAGACAAAATGGGCCACCTTCCGCCATCGCCTCGAAGCGCGCGGCTTCACGGCGGCCGACATGGATCGTGTCACCTGCCCGATTGGCGTGCCCGGAATCACCGGCAAGGAGCCCGAGGTGATCGCTGTGGCGGTCGCGGCACAGTTGTTGCAGTCCCTGTATTCCGCTTGAGGGTGATCAGGGTTTTCCTGCACGCATCCCAGTGCCAGAACCCGATGACTTTCTTGCAAAATTGTATACACTTCAGTTCACAAGCCGCAGCGGAGCGAGGAGCCATCGGGTGCCTTTCGTTCGCGGCAAATATTCTGCTTACAGCGCCCGCAGTGGTGAGCAGGCCGGAACACCACGGCGTTCCCATACGCCGTAAGGGTTGAAAGCCATGGAAAGCTATTACCTCGACTGGGCCAATCTGCTGCTGCGCTGGGTCCACGTCATCACTGCGATCGCCTGGATCGGCGCCTCGTTCTACTTCGTGATGCTGGACAACAGCCTCGAGAAGCCGCAGGACCCCGAATCCCTGGACAAGGGCGTCGGCGGCGAGCAGTGGGCCGTGCACGGCGGCGGCTTCTACAACATGCAGAAGTACGCGCTGGCGCCCAAGAGGCTGCCCGATCACCTGCACTGGTCGTATTGGGAGAGTTATTCCACCTGGCTCACCGGCTTCGCGCTCTTCACGGTGTCGTACCTGTGGAACGCCAGCACCTACCTCATCGACAAGTCGAAGATGGACTGGCAGCCGGGCGCCGCGATCGCGGTGGCGCTGGCCTTCTTCGTCGTCTTCTGGATGGTCTACGACGGCATCTGCCAGATCTTCGGCCAGCGCAAGAACGGCGACACCATCGTCGGCGTGCTGGTGGCGATCTTCATCGCCTTCGCGGCCTGGCTCGCCTGCCACTGGTTCGCGGGCCGCGCGGCCTTCCTGCTGGTGGGTGCGATGATGGCGACGACCATGAGCGGCAACGTCTTCTTCTGGATCATCCCGGGCCAGCGCAAGAACGTCGCGGCGCTGCGCGAGGGCCGGCCGGTCGACCCGATCCACGGCGCTCGCGGCAAGCAGCGCAGCGTGCACAACACCTACTTCACGCTGCCGGTGCTGTTCGCGATGCTGAGCAACCACTACAGCTTCACCTACACGAACAAGTACAACTGGATCGTGCTGCTGCTGATCATGCTCGGCGGCGCGGCCATCCGTCAGTTCTTCGTGGTGCGCCATCGCTTCAAGCTGGGCAATGCGCGCAATCCGTCGCCCTATGCGCTTGTCGGCATTGCGGTGCTGGGCCTTTCCATCGTCTGGATGAAGCCCGAGCCCGCCGCCGCGCCCGCAGCGGGCGCCGCCGCCCAGAAGGTCGCGTTCGGCGACGTGCAGAAGGTGCTCGAACAGCGCTGCTACATGTGCCACGGCGAACAGGTGCAGATGAAGAACGTGCGGCTCGACGCGCCGGACCAGGTGGCCGCGCATGCGCAGGCGGTGTACCAGCAGGTGGTGGTCACGAAGATCATGCCGATGAACAATGCGACCGGCATCACGGACTCGGAGCGCGCCTTGATCGCCAAGTGGTTCGAGGGCGGCGCGAGTACCAAATAACCCCCCAGGGCTGCACGCTCTAATACGGAGACAAGGTGAAATCATGACCCCGCTGAACACATCGCCCGCCCGGAATCCGCAGCGCGCGCCGCGCGAATTCCTCGAATATCTCTATCGCGTCGCGGTCGAGCGCGCCCTGCCGCTTGCCAGCATGGGGCCGTGCCTGCCCAAGCCGCCGAAGGGCCGCACGCTGGTGCTCGGCGCCGGCAAGGCGGGCGCCTCCATGGCGCAGGCGCTGGAGGCGCTGTGGCCGGCCGACGCGCCGCTGTCGGGGCTGGTGGTCACGCGCTACGGCCACATCCCGCCGCGCCCTGAAGGGCTGCCGCAGCGCATCGAGGTCGCCGAAGCCGCGCATCCCGTGCCCGACGAGGCCGGCATGAAGGCAGCCGAGCGCATCCTCGCGCTCACGCAGGGCCTCACCGCCGACGACCTGGTGCTGTGCCTGATCTCCGGCGGCGGCTCGGCCCTGCTGACGCTGCCGGCCGAAGGGCTGACGCTGGCCGACAAGCAGCGCATCAACACGCAGCTGCTCGAATCCGGCGCCCACATCGGCGAAATGAACTGCGTGCGCAAGCACCTCTCGCGCATCAAGGGCGGCCGGCTCGCGGCGGCCTGCGGGCCGGCGCAGGTGGTCACGCTCACCATCAGCGACGTGCCGGGCGACGATCCGGCGGTGATCGCGAGCGGCCCGACCGTACCCGACGCCACGACCTGCGCGCAGGCGCTCGCGATCCTCGACCGCTATGGCATCGCGGTGCCGGCCAGCGTTCGGGCCGGGCTCGAAAGCGGCGCGCTCGAAACCCCCAAGCCGAGCGACCCGGTGTTCAGGCATCACGCCACGCACCTGATCGCGACGCCGCAGGAGTCGCTCGAAGCCGCGGCCGCCGCGGCGCGCGCCGCCGGCATCGAGGCGCACGTCCTGAGCGACGAGATGGAAGGCGAATCGCGCGAGGTCGGCAAGGTCCACGGCGCGCTGGCGCGCGCGGTCTCGATGCGCGGCCAGCCGTTCGCCAGGCCCTGCGTGATCATTTCGGGCGGCGAAACCACGGTGACCATCCGTCCGCGCCAGCCGGGCCAGCCCAAGGGCCGGGGAGGTCGCGCCGGCGAGTTCTGCATGGGCCTCGCGGGCGCGCTGGCCGGCCTGGAGAACGTGTGGGCGCTGGCCGCCGACACGGACGGAATCGACGGCGTCGAGGACAATGCCGGTGCCTTTGTGACGCCCGACACGCTCAGCCGCGCGCAAGCCGCCGGCCGCAAGCTCACGGATCACCTCGATCGCAACGATGCCTATGGCTACTTCGAGGCGATCGGGGACCTGCTGGTCACCGGACCGACGCACACCAACGTCAACGACTTTCGTGCGCTGTTGATCCTGTAAGTCTGCGTTGTCGTCCGGGCGGTGCAATGGGCGTAGCTCCGCCCTGACCGAACGAAAGCGCCGACCTGCATGAACCCATCCCGCCCGGGGCTCGCGTCCCATCCGTCCCCGCGTTGGGCTTTTGACCTCGGCATGAGGTTCCGCCGCTACCTGCCGCTGAAGGTGGTGGGCACCACGGCATGGACCTGGCTCTTCTTCATCGGTTACTTTCATCTGCTGCGCGAGCCGACCGGTCCGGTGACGGTGATGCCGCTCACCGCGCTCGACCGCTGGATCCCCTTCCAGCCGCCGGCGCTGATTGCGTACTTCTCGCTCTGGGTCTATGTCGGCGTCGCGCCGGGGCTGCAG
This region includes:
- a CDS encoding NCS1 family nucleobase:cation symporter-1 gives rise to the protein MPVPTATPQPESHARIKPGYDPRLTNEDLAPLKQQTWGQYNIFAFWMSDVHSVGGYITAGSLFALGLSSWQVLVSLLVGICIVQFFCNLVAKPSQVTSTPYPVICRASFGVLGANIPAVIRGLIAVAWYGIQTYLASGAFMLLALHFFPGLAPYADVQQHGFVGLSALGWVAFMTMWVMQAFVFWHGMEAIRRFIDWAGPAVYVVMMMLCGWLVWKAGWNNIDMRLGGLKFSGWDALPVMLSAIALVVSYFSGPMLNFGDFSRYGKSFDAVKKGNFWGLPVNFLFFSLLSVVTSAATLPVFGELITDPVHTVARIDSTTAVVIGALTFMIATVGINIVANFVSPAFDFSNVAPQKISWRTGGMIAAVGSVFITPWNLYNNPEVIHYTLDILGSFIGPLFGILIADFYVVSRQRVNVDALYTLSPKGDYWYTNGYNRRAIFALVPAALIPVMCVLIPNLHGAANYAWFMGTGLAFVFYVALNALKR
- a CDS encoding M20 family metallopeptidase, with protein sequence MTDYNKLDAWIDAHFDEEVRFLQEMVRVPTDTPPGNNAPHAERTAELIKAFGFEAEKHAVPEQEVKDYGLESITNLIVRRKYGNGGRTVALNAHGDVVPPGEGWTHDPYGGEIEDGRLYGRAAAVSKSDFASFTFAVRALEAVAKPAQGSIELHFTYDEEFGGILGPGWLLKNGLTQPDLMIAAGFSYEVVTAHNGCLQMEVTVHGKMAHAAIPTTGVDALQGAVNILNALYAQNRLYQEVTSKVEGITHPYLNVGLIEGGTNTNVVPGKVVFKLDRRMIPEENPAEVEANIRKVIADGAAQMPGITVEIRRMLLANSMKPLPGNKPLVDAIQKHGQAIFDEPIKAMGTPLYTDVRLYGEAGIPGVIYGAGPRTVLESHAKRNDERLVLEDLRRATKVIARTLSDLLG
- the uraD gene encoding 2-oxo-4-hydroxy-4-carboxy-5-ureidoimidazoline decarboxylase — encoded protein: MALTIDQLNAASGAEFAALLDGVYEHSPWIAQRAAKARPLRSLPHLKHALVQAVTGASREEQLGLVRAHPELAGKAMVAKSLTAESTNEQNKAGLTQCTPEELAKIQQLNAGYNAKFAFPFILAVRGPRGTGLAKQEIIETFERRLHNHPDFELGEALRNIHRIAEIRLDDKFGVEPDLGNTVWDWQEKLSVHTDPGYAEKGQLTVTYLTDAHRACAQQIAQDMREAGFDSVEIDAVGNVVGRYDGATPGAKTLLTGSHYDTVRNGGKYDGRLGIFVPMACVRELKRQNRRLPFGFEVVGFAEEEGQRYKATFLGSGALIGHFDPAWLDQKDADGITMREARRNAGLKDEDIPGLQRDPSKYLGFVEVHIEQGPVLTELDLPLGIVTSINGSVRFVGEVIGMASHAGTTPMDRRRDAAAAVAELILFAEKRAAKDGDSVATVGMLEVPNGSINVVPGRCKFSLDLRAPTNPQRDAMVDDVLAALKEICERRGVRHTLEETMRAAAAPSAPAWQKRWEKAVDALSVPLFRMPSGAGHDAMKLHEVMPQAMLFVRGINSGISHNPLESSTNNDMQLAVQAFRLLLDDLATEQAH
- the puuE gene encoding allantoinase PuuE; amino-acid sequence: MTYDTTLPYPRDLVGYGRNPPHAQWPGRARIAVQFVLNYEEGGENCVLHGDAGSEQFLSEMFNPASFPERHISMEGIYEYGSRAGVWRILREFEKRQLPLTVFGVGMALQRYPEIAAAFKELGHEIACHGWRWIHYQAIDEATEREHMRLGMEAIEKLTGERALGWYTGRDSPRTRRLVADYGGFEYDSDYYGDDLPFWMKVQKTDGEVVPQLIVPYTLDCNDMRFALPQGYSHADPFFQYMKDSFDALYAEGDEAPKMMSIGMHCRLLGRPGRITALQRFLDHIAAHDRVWVCRRVDIARHWKTTHPYAAA
- a CDS encoding GntR family transcriptional regulator, producing MESTTTRAIVDALTKAIVEHRLQPGSKLAEQKLADHFGVSRTLVRQALFQLSQNKLIRLEPARGAFVAAPAVDEARQVFAVRRMLEAEMTRAFVRSVTPAKIKALKEHVALEKAAVSGEDISGRTELLGDFHVRMAELMGNAVLAQILGELISRCALITLMYQSASAAEHSNDEHADIVKALAAKDEERAVRLMTEHLEHVEANLTFDRKVPTHDISLALA
- the uraH gene encoding hydroxyisourate hydrolase, encoding MGLSTHVLDTMHGTPAAGMEVALYTTDGTGEDARATLVRRFTLNADGRSDGPLYDNSTLKAGTYRLVFDVAGYFKARGVKLPEPNFLNRVSLDFGIAHADQHYHVPLLVSPWSYSTYRGS
- the xdhC gene encoding xanthine dehydrogenase accessory protein XdhC, encoding MTGVVDQLLARLKRESAILVKVESTQGSAPREAGTWMAVWADSLTATIGGGQLEFQATEEARAWLAGGPAIAGIRRYPLGPSLGQCCGGVVFLSYRRIDASDAQALQKELLAHLEPVALFGGGHVGAALARLLSTLPFSVRWIDSRDGVFPDALPAQIETEYSDPVQQAVADLAPGSRVLIMSFSHAEDLDIVIACLKRLRERDDLPYIGLIGSKTKWATFRHRLEARGFTAADMDRVTCPIGVPGITGKEPEVIAVAVAAQLLQSLYSA
- a CDS encoding urate hydroxylase PuuD, encoding MESYYLDWANLLLRWVHVITAIAWIGASFYFVMLDNSLEKPQDPESLDKGVGGEQWAVHGGGFYNMQKYALAPKRLPDHLHWSYWESYSTWLTGFALFTVSYLWNASTYLIDKSKMDWQPGAAIAVALAFFVVFWMVYDGICQIFGQRKNGDTIVGVLVAIFIAFAAWLACHWFAGRAAFLLVGAMMATTMSGNVFFWIIPGQRKNVAALREGRPVDPIHGARGKQRSVHNTYFTLPVLFAMLSNHYSFTYTNKYNWIVLLLIMLGGAAIRQFFVVRHRFKLGNARNPSPYALVGIAVLGLSIVWMKPEPAAAPAAGAAAQKVAFGDVQKVLEQRCYMCHGEQVQMKNVRLDAPDQVAAHAQAVYQQVVVTKIMPMNNATGITDSERALIAKWFEGGASTK
- a CDS encoding glycerate kinase type-2 family protein, translated to MTPLNTSPARNPQRAPREFLEYLYRVAVERALPLASMGPCLPKPPKGRTLVLGAGKAGASMAQALEALWPADAPLSGLVVTRYGHIPPRPEGLPQRIEVAEAAHPVPDEAGMKAAERILALTQGLTADDLVLCLISGGGSALLTLPAEGLTLADKQRINTQLLESGAHIGEMNCVRKHLSRIKGGRLAAACGPAQVVTLTISDVPGDDPAVIASGPTVPDATTCAQALAILDRYGIAVPASVRAGLESGALETPKPSDPVFRHHATHLIATPQESLEAAAAAARAAGIEAHVLSDEMEGESREVGKVHGALARAVSMRGQPFARPCVIISGGETTVTIRPRQPGQPKGRGGRAGEFCMGLAGALAGLENVWALAADTDGIDGVEDNAGAFVTPDTLSRAQAAGRKLTDHLDRNDAYGYFEAIGDLLVTGPTHTNVNDFRALLIL